The DNA sequence GAAAGTCTTTCTGAATTGAATCTGCCAAGTGTGTTCTGCATTTTGTCTTTCACCGGCTGGTTCAATTTCTCTGAGACATACAAATACGGCCACAAAATCTGTTTTGACTCAAATCCCACCATTCATTCTGTTTTAGTAAGAATATCCGGTAGCAAGCTAAAGGTCTTTATATATGCTCCTATTTTGGATCTTTCAGGTACAAAGAAGCGTGGAAGACCAATCTGTTTTGGTTGCAACATATGAAGGCGAGCACAACCATCCCCATTCTTCTCAACTCGAGGCAACATCAGGCTCGTCTCGCTGCGTGACCCTTGGTTCGCAACCCGGCTCAGCCTCTCTCAGCTTGTCAGGACCAACCGTGGCTCTTGGCTTGGCAAAATCCAAGTCCAGTAGTATTGATACAAAGCAATCAAAACCCAGAATTGATTCGCCGGAAGTCAGAAAATTCTTGGTGGAACAGATGGCTTCTTCCTTGACCAAAGATCCCAATTTCACAGCAGCACTTGCCGCGGCCATTTCAGGAAGAATTTTACCCCAGAATCCAACGGGAAAATGGTGAATTCCAACATAGAAAATGAATACCGAGTGTTTTATTCTTCGTGAACCTATTTTGAGGTTTAGGATGCTCGTGTAAATATAAAGTTGGATAGGAGGAGAAAGGAGTTTGGAACCTATGCTATTGAACTTCCTCAACTGGGAGGAATATTGTATCTTGCAAACTGCATTGACTGTTAGCTGGGAAGGTTAAATGCTAAGCAAGCCTTCAATTGAGCCAGAGGCATAGGTTTCCGTAGTTTCATGTTTGAGCATTAAAATGTTTAGAGCAAATGGAAACTCCTGGTCACAGTTCTGGAAATCTTTTTTATCCTTCCACTTCTTGAATgcaataatcataataataataataacctattGTGAAAATTGGAGATAAAAGAAGGTTGGCAACCAAACGCTTTCTTTTTCAATGGTTTATAATCATATATAGATGATACAAGTTGTATGACGGGGAAGTACAACCACCAGAAAAggaagcatataatatatgtacaacTCTCAAATAACCTTGATTATTATTTCTTGGTGAAACTCGAATAATCCATAGCTCTTGCTAGTCCCGAGTGAGTTGTGTCCTTGTTTAGTGGTCCCTCCAtttgatcttatcttattattacaattttattaaattctcatatagaatataataaataattcaatttttttaaattttaaaataataataatattaaaaaataatattttaataaatattttattcaattcatttaaaatcattttattttatctctccATCCAAACGGATGTTCTTCGTCCATTTCTTAATCGCACcactaattttattaaaatttttttacttacaaACTCGTTTTTTGGGATATTAAATACACAAATGAGGTAGAAAGTTTGTCATACCAGATGTCATTTATTAGTCCAGCTACCTAGACGAAGGACTAGATCTAACTCACTGCGGAACTCTCTCCCTGGCTAAGGTCTTTGGCTATCAATGTATTGATCTGCTTtgagaaattataaatagaagcCTTACGCTACACATTTCTATATGACaaacatatgattttttttatttttattatttaattttaatgcttaaatatgtatatatttaaataaaaaaacaaaactaacaaATCGTACGTTAATTAGATAAAAGTGTGTGATGCAAGACTTCTTTGTAGAATAACTCGTTCTGCTTTAGGCGTCTTCAATTGAACCAAGCGAGGGTACCGGAATTGACAAACTAATATGCTCGTGTTTCACAAAGTTCCATATGAAATTGCTGAAGGACCCAAAGTACTATTCGATTACCTGCATAATAACAAAAAGCAACAGGAATGTCGTCATGTTATTCACAAACGTTGAATTTTATGtgttgcctctctctctctctctctctctctctctctctctcattgcttATCAAGGGTGACCATAAGGTTTGAAATTAATGTGAGAAGATAGTTTTTCTACGGCACCACATTGTGGCCAACACCTATCAGCACAGATACAGGGAATGCCAAACAAGACAAAGTACTTAAAACCAGAAAACACTAAAACCCATTTCAAGAAGAATAATGGTTGTAGATTTTCAAAGGTGGCATGGCAGGCAGGAGAATATTCTGTGGAAAATTAGCTTACAGCAGGCGATTTGATGGAATATTATGCTGACAAGAAACATAGTACATAGTACATAAGACAGATCATCACTTGAAGAGTACGACTAATACctaaacatattcattttattaggACTTCCAGGCCATGTAAGTTTAGCCGAAGCACCTGATAGGCTGATACGCTGAGCAATTGAGACAGTCTCCAGCAAGTGTCAAGAATACATGTGGACTGATAACGCTATATGATAATGTGAACATTATTGCAATGATACATACTTGTCATCATGGACCATGACTCCCCATTCCTCATCATGAAATGCAGCATGATAACGAGGATCTCTTTAAGAAAGGAAAACGACTTATCACTTATCAATTGGTATTTTAGAGGGTGAACATCAAAACAAGTGTGTAAAATGATTGTAATTGTTATCATCTGGATAGACTGGATTATGTGTGTTAGTGTTTCATGTACTCATATTCCAGGCTTGGATCATtccatacaaatatatatataaagacaatGGCAACCGCAGGTGAAAAGAAGCAGTTGTATTTGTAAAGAGTCAAGCCTCAAGtcacttgttttaaaaaaatgagattcacaGTTATAGaggaatatttattatttgcgATACTTTGTTTCATGTACTATTGTGGTGTGTGTTGTAGAAATGATAAgtgaattttttcttaaaaaataaaaaataaaaataacagaaGACAGAAATGTTACTGCAAGGTAAACAATCCGAAGTAGACGAGTACATAGAAGGACCAAGTGCTGATGCACAACACCCTTATTTTGGTGAAAAGTATGAATTAACTTGACCCCTTCGGTCAAGAACAACATGCTGGTTCATGAATCAGCTGATTATTCTCCAATAATTGCATAGGAATGAGGATTTGAGAAATCTAGCCACGATATTATGATAGAACAGACCCACCATTTCCACCCAAACAAGACGACAGAATATTGTGGAAAGCCTCACAAGGCGAGTTGATTCATGAAACTTAATCTAGGTGCAAGTAGCATAATGCTACGACGATATTATGTTTGTGTTAGATCAAGCCAAAACAAagtttcttttagaaaaataatgtgATCAGTAGCAACATGCAAAGCAAGCCCCTTGAAGGTTGTGCGCATACAAGTAGATGGATCCTAGGACTATCTTAGCAGTTGGTATGATCACGAGATTATCTTTGCACGAGTCGATAAATCTTCCTTCGATTCCAGATGAATCATGAAGATATAGCCCAGTGACCAGAGGAGAATGTACTGAAAGGGCACCAAAGAAATACATGCGAGAAGACTCATAATGCTTCCTACGTACTGAGGATCTTTGATATACCCAAAAGGGAATTCGGTCACCCAGGGAACGTTCTTTCCAAAGCGTACTCCATAGTATGTGCCAGATTCCCCAAGCAACTGATACACCCTGTAATTCGGCTGTTTCAGTACGacaaataagagagagaaaatgacaaACACATAGCACCACGACATCTACTCAATCCAAACATAGGAAATACAGACCAACCAAAATGTGTTCATGGAATGCACATACGATGCCAGCTAAATTTGTTGCAtctatgaaatttaaaaaatgaagttagTTACCATTGGAGCATAAGCGATTGAGATTTTATCTTGAACATCAAACGGTAAAATCCTCCAAGATGAAGATAACATTCACTTGCCCATTATATTTGTGGGTATGAGTTTCTAGAACATAGACATCATGCATGCTCTGACCATTCCATGGTATGCATCGCTTTGTTATGGCTACAAAACTAAGTATTATattgtttcttgtttttgttgttgttttttaaaGGGTAATTATACTTTTCACCCCAAACAGCtacctatttttcattttgcacTCTAAACTACGAGAAGTTTCAATTGGCACCCTTAATTAAGACCTAACCATTAAGACGAATGAAAAACTTGCGTCACAATCTTAATGATCAAATTTGAATGAAGGGTGAAAAGTGAAATCTATTGGTAGATTATGGTGCAAATGGAAACTTTTTGTAGTTTAGGATGCAAAATGAAAATTGTGTGGTAGTTTGCAGATAAAAAGTGTAATTTTCTCCTGTCCATCTCCTTAGTCGACTTACAAGCATATGATATAACAGCTCTCACGGTTTCTTGGCTAGTTCTG is a window from the Juglans regia cultivar Chandler chromosome 7, Walnut 2.0, whole genome shotgun sequence genome containing:
- the LOC108979108 gene encoding phosphatidyl-N-methylethanolamine N-methyltransferase — protein: MGMVAAVGVLVPFPFYYWLWTKPQSWVDLCGKGRDPSKVMAHVSHLLKLVQLVSLFSVSSLSWPPPFYFWPLLAFGQFLNFRVYQLLGESGTYYGVRFGKNVPWVTEFPFGYIKDPQYVGSIMSLLACISLVPFQYILLWSLGYIFMIHLESKEDLSTRAKIIS